TGGCCTGGAGCACCGTGAAGTTGACGATCGCCGCTTGCGGGTCCTTGGTTGGCAGCACGATTACGCCCGCCCCGAGCGTGGAGTAGGGCGCCGCGAGCAGAAGCGTCGGATTGACGTTGAATGCCAGGTTGAGGAACTGCGTGTCCCCCTTCCCATGGGCGAACTCGTTGTCATCGCCGCTCAACGTGTCGAACTTGCCGAACGTCACGCCCACATAGTGCGAGAGGAACTGCGCGAACGTCACTGCGGGGACGTTGAAGTTGCTGCCGCTCGGAATCGGGTAGAGCTGGTTGGAATTGACCGGCATCAGTGCGCCGGTGTCGCGAAAGCCGGTGGCCCTGTCCCAGTTGCCCTCCAGCTCGATGAGGAGGAAACCACCGGGCCACAGGCCGAGCTTCTGCGAGTCGATCGTCGTGCTCAGTTCGGCGCGTCCGCCGTACTGCCAGGTATGATCCTTGCCGCCGTCAACCACACCTGATGTGACCTGCGTAACGGTCGCATCGAGCGTGACTCCCTTGGTGGCCAGCTCGTTGCGCAGGCCGCCCCAGTCGCCAGTCAGCGTCGTGCGTTCGAACGGCGAGCCCGAGTAGGATTTGTCGGGCGCCGCATCGTCCGCGCGCGCTCCCACGGCGACGGCGAGCATCGCGGTAATTCCCAGGATGATTCGTAACGGATTCATGTTACCCCCGCGAGAAACTCCGAGCACAAAACGCGTCCGTCAGGGAGCCGGAACCACCGTATAGTACACGCCGTTGGCACCGAAGCTCGCTTTGAACCAGGTCGTGCCGCCGGCGAGGTAGTAGGTATTACCCGCGGCGGTCGTTCGCACTGCGCCCGCCGGCACTGACGCATAGATGGCTCCCATCAGGTAGTGCGCCTGGCCGGCGGCAACCCCGGCCGAATAGGCAGCCTGGGCGTTGGCCTGCGAATTGGCCGACGCCGCTGCCGCACCAACCGTGGCACCGACGACGACGCCCACCGCCGCCGCTCCTGCCGCGCTCCACCCTCCGCAGCTTCCGCACGACGATCCGTAATAGTTGACGGTCGTCGGCGGATGATACGGATAGTACGCCGCAGGCGGATGATAGTACGCCGCGCCGCTCCCTTCGTGGTACGCGCCCTCGCCGTACGCACCATAGGATTTGCCGCCGTACATGTTCGTGTGCTCGGCGCCTTCGCCGTACTTGGCCGACGTTCCGCCGCCGTACATGTTCTCGTGACTGACGCCCTGGCCTCCACCGGCAGAGCTGCCTCCGCCCCAGGCATTGTTATGGCTGAACCCTTGCCCGAAGCCGCCGGACGAACTGCCTCCCCAGCGATTGCTGTGCTCGCCGCCACCGCCGAAAGAGCCGGACGAATGGCCGCCGAACGAATTCGCGTGGCCCCATGCGTAAGCCGGCATCGCCGTCAGCGTCGAGATCAATGTGCAGACCAGTGCGATATCTATGTTCTTTCGAAACATCGCGGATCCTCCTCAATGCGCCGCGGACGCGGGCTTGGTTGCCGGCTTGCCGGAGCCAGCATGAGCAGCGGCGGGCGCCTGGTGGGTACTCGGGTGTTCGAACGGGATTTTCGAGGCGCCGGCGGCCTTGGCCGACGTGAACTCTTCCGGCTTCATCGGCGCGTCGAGTTTCCAGTTGGAAATTTCCACCTGGTGGCGAAGGCGCATCGGGTCGTCGAAGAAGATCGCGCGCGCCATGCGTGGCAGCTTGTCATCGGCGCCGATCCAAACCTGAACGAACACACCCTCGCTTTCGTAGGCGACCATGTCGGTCGTCACGCCGCCGACGACGTTCGACTGGCCGATGTAGAACGCCAGCGTCAGGCTCTTTGCCATGTCGGCATAAGGATCGGAGACGAGGAAGTCGGCGAACGGGAAGTACGTGCCCGACGTCTTGTAGAGAGCCTCGAGCGTCTGGTCCACCGTGGGCGGAGCGTCGGCCATTGCGACGAGGTTCTCCTGCACCGCGAACGACATCATGGTCTTGCCGTCGTAGTAGAACTCGGTCGGAGGACCGTCGGCTGTCGTGACCACTTTCAGCTTGTCGGGGCGCTGAAGCGCGACGTGCGACATCGTCTTGTATGCCAGAGGCGGTCCGTATCGGCTCGGGCTCTCGTACGTAGAGATGACGTCGAAGCCCAGTGTCTTCGCGTGACCGATCGCGTCGCTCATCGCCTTCAGCAGATCGACGGCTTTCGGCTGGATCTCGCCCTTGACGGCGGCCGGCTGCGGCGCTTTCGCCTTGGCCGGTGCTGCGAGTGCGCTGCCGGCCATCGCCGACATTGCAAAGGCCAGGGCGACGGCTGCCGTGGCGAATCGATTCCTTGTTCTCATTTTCATGCGGTTCCCTTCTTGCGACGGCTGTTCGTCAGGCACGAGACGCTACTCGCTGGCCTTGTTGCTGCCGCTCTCGGCCTGCTGCAGGCGCGCAGCGTCCTGCGGCGAAAGCTTCGCGCGCTCGATGTGGATCGTCAGCTTGTCGAGCGTTCCGGTGAACCGGAACGGTGGCTGGTAGTCGGAGTCATCCACCGACGTTCCGGTGTCGGAGCCCACGTCGAACGACTCGTCCCACTGCAGCGTGGTCGGAATCGTGTGCTCCATCTTTTTCGACGCGACTTCCTTGCCGTCCACTTTCAGCACGCCGGTTCCGCTTCGCCCGAGGCCGCTCATGCTGTTGAATGCCAGCGTCGCAAAGCCGAGGCCGTCGTAGTGGAAGTCGAACGTCACGGTGTGCTTGCCGGGGGCGATCGCCTGCTTGCCTTCCCATTTGACGCGCTCGAGATCGACCAGGTTCCACGTGAAGACCGGCTTTCCCTTCTTCAGGTAGAAGCCGTAACCGCCGAAGCGGCCGCCCTGCGTGACCAGCATTCCGTCGGCACCGTTCTTCGGAACGTCGATGTCGGCGGTGATCGTGTAGGAAGCTGCGATCAGGCTCGGCGCACCGCCCATCGGAACGCCCGTCAGCTCGCCGTCGTAGGTGAACGTGTCGCGGCCGGCCGTCACGCTCGGGCGCGGTGTCACCATGCGCGAGGCCAGCGAGTTGTCGAGCGGCAGTACCTGGTACTTTCTGGCCTCCTCCATGAAGAGCTTCTGCATCTCTTTCAGCTTCTTCGGATCGGAGGCGGCCAGGTCGGCGCTCTGGGTGCGGTCGGTGTGGAAGTCGTAGAGCTCCCACTTGTAGCTGTCGGCCACGTCCGGATTCGGCGTGCCCGACAGTTTCCACGGCAATGCGATCGGAGTCGTGTTGGCATAC
This is a stretch of genomic DNA from Candidatus Binatia bacterium. It encodes these proteins:
- a CDS encoding carbohydrate porin, whose product is MNPLRIILGITAMLAVAVGARADDAAPDKSYSGSPFERTTLTGDWGGLRNELATKGVTLDATVTQVTSGVVDGGKDHTWQYGGRAELSTTIDSQKLGLWPGGFLLIELEGNWDRATGFRDTGALMPVNSNQLYPIPSGSNFNVPAVTFAQFLSHYVGVTFGKFDTLSGDDNEFAHGKGDTQFLNLAFNVNPTLLLAAPYSTLGAGVIVLPTKDPQAAIVNFTVLQANGNASEAGFDDLTTDKLTFAGEGRVRTGFFGLTGHQLVGGAYSNRNFTSLDQRIGAVLDKNLIVKQTDTWAVYYNFDQYFYEPKKGSGQGAGVFARLGFSDGNPNPMEDFVSLGIGGKGVFESRANDGFGLGFYWIDVKTPTLQTPLQDLSFLQDEWGFEAYYAAAVTPWLVLTPDLQVVEPAQKKQVLGLLDQPSVHTDVIVGLRMHVIF
- a CDS encoding DUF2092 domain-containing protein, coding for MKMRTRNRFATAAVALAFAMSAMAGSALAAPAKAKAPQPAAVKGEIQPKAVDLLKAMSDAIGHAKTLGFDVISTYESPSRYGPPLAYKTMSHVALQRPDKLKVVTTADGPPTEFYYDGKTMMSFAVQENLVAMADAPPTVDQTLEALYKTSGTYFPFADFLVSDPYADMAKSLTLAFYIGQSNVVGGVTTDMVAYESEGVFVQVWIGADDKLPRMARAIFFDDPMRLRHQVEISNWKLDAPMKPEEFTSAKAAGASKIPFEHPSTHQAPAAAHAGSGKPATKPASAAH